From the genome of Pseudomonas sp. AB6, one region includes:
- a CDS encoding IS1182 family transposase: MMGQLSSGQERLFYSFNIEDHIPPNHLLRNIDRCLDLSDLRHYLADFYSPIGRPSIDPELMIRMLVVGYCYGIRSERRLCEETHLNLAYRWFCRLSLEDEVPNHSTFSKNRHGRFRDSSLFRWLFNEVLRRCMDAGLVKGEGFAVDASVIKADASRQRGVPGNEEVNWSDPSLSTRAVREYLEALDEEALAEALPKRLSLTDPLARWTAAPGGPAFFAYSTNYLIDVEHGVIMDVEPTPAHRTAEVESTKTMIERVEEQFDIKPNRLIGDTAYGTAPMLAWMVDEKDIEPHVPVWDKTERKNDSLSISDFQWNEEAQEYHCPTGHALRSEWRAFKNQRSHVTKADTIIFRSRQTDCAKCSMKERCCPSTSFRKIARSVHEAARDVARRIAKTPQYVCSRHERKKVEMLFAHLKRILKLDRLRLRGMTGANDEFTMAAAVQNLRKLAKLTSQGPPTTG; the protein is encoded by the coding sequence ATGATGGGACAATTATCGAGTGGACAGGAACGGCTGTTTTACTCGTTCAACATTGAAGATCACATCCCACCAAATCACCTCCTGCGCAACATTGATCGGTGTCTCGATCTTAGCGACCTGCGCCATTACCTCGCCGATTTCTACAGCCCAATCGGGCGTCCTTCGATTGATCCTGAACTGATGATTCGTATGCTGGTTGTGGGCTATTGCTACGGCATTCGCTCGGAGCGGCGCTTGTGCGAAGAGACCCATTTGAACTTGGCGTATCGCTGGTTTTGTCGGTTGAGCCTTGAAGATGAGGTCCCCAATCACTCTACCTTTTCGAAGAATCGGCACGGCCGTTTTCGCGACAGCTCGCTTTTCCGATGGCTGTTCAACGAGGTGCTACGTCGCTGCATGGACGCGGGTCTGGTCAAGGGAGAAGGTTTTGCTGTGGACGCCAGCGTCATCAAGGCGGATGCCAGTCGGCAAAGAGGCGTACCCGGCAACGAAGAGGTCAACTGGAGCGATCCGTCACTCAGTACCCGCGCCGTCCGTGAGTACCTGGAAGCGCTGGATGAAGAAGCTTTGGCTGAAGCACTGCCCAAGCGCCTGTCGCTGACCGATCCACTTGCACGTTGGACCGCAGCGCCAGGAGGTCCGGCGTTCTTTGCTTATTCGACGAACTACCTGATTGATGTAGAGCATGGCGTGATCATGGATGTGGAGCCGACACCAGCTCATCGCACCGCCGAGGTCGAGAGCACCAAGACCATGATTGAGCGGGTCGAAGAACAGTTCGATATCAAGCCGAATCGGCTCATCGGCGACACCGCTTATGGAACCGCACCGATGCTGGCCTGGATGGTCGACGAAAAAGATATCGAGCCACATGTGCCGGTTTGGGACAAAACCGAGCGCAAGAACGACAGCCTCTCGATCAGCGACTTTCAATGGAATGAAGAGGCGCAGGAATATCATTGCCCCACCGGACACGCGTTGCGTAGCGAGTGGCGAGCCTTCAAGAACCAGCGCTCGCATGTCACGAAAGCCGACACCATCATCTTTCGATCCCGGCAAACCGACTGTGCTAAATGCTCAATGAAAGAGCGCTGCTGCCCGAGCACTTCGTTTAGAAAAATCGCACGCAGCGTCCATGAAGCGGCGCGCGATGTGGCGCGGCGCATCGCAAAGACACCTCAATACGTCTGCTCTCGCCACGAACGCAAGAAGGTCGAGATGTTGTTCGCTCACCTCAAACGAATCCTGAAACTGGATCGATTGCGACTACGCGGCATGACCGGTGCGAACGATGAATTCACGATGGCGGCAGCAGTACAGAATCTCCGGAAACTGGCCAAACTTACCTCTCAAGGGCCGCCAACGACGGGATAG
- a CDS encoding serine hydrolase domain-containing protein: MLSSTLLNGKPLESDQSEVIVPWWSFTKTVLAVAALSLVRDGLIELDASLPEGQFALRQLLKHQAGLADYGELKEYHAAVADGDVPWSAKDMMQRLDASKLRYAPGAGWRYSNVGYMFVGRLIERVTGLSLGDALVERVFSPFGLSNVRLAKTPEDLLGAYLGSASTYHPGWVYHGLLVGPLNQTTVLLDQLLNGSFLSSFLQNEMLDAIVLGGPMPGRPWITPGYGLGLMIGGVNTGQTLIGHTGAGPGGVIAVYHCSNGTSTATCSVFSEGNDEGRVEAEASRRLLAAVRTMC; the protein is encoded by the coding sequence GTGCTTTCCTCCACACTATTAAACGGTAAGCCGCTGGAGTCTGATCAATCCGAGGTCATCGTCCCTTGGTGGAGCTTTACCAAAACAGTGCTTGCCGTAGCGGCGCTTTCATTGGTTCGAGACGGTTTGATTGAGCTGGATGCGTCTTTGCCGGAGGGTCAATTTGCTCTGCGGCAACTGCTCAAGCACCAAGCGGGGCTGGCTGACTATGGAGAGCTGAAGGAATACCACGCGGCGGTTGCCGACGGCGACGTCCCATGGTCAGCGAAAGATATGATGCAGCGTCTCGACGCCTCCAAGTTGCGCTACGCGCCAGGCGCTGGCTGGCGGTATTCCAACGTGGGTTATATGTTCGTGGGAAGACTCATTGAGCGAGTGACGGGGCTTAGCCTTGGCGATGCCTTAGTTGAACGCGTGTTTTCGCCCTTCGGTTTGTCCAACGTACGACTGGCAAAAACGCCAGAGGATTTGCTGGGTGCCTATCTCGGCTCTGCGTCGACTTATCACCCCGGTTGGGTCTATCACGGTCTGTTGGTCGGCCCACTTAATCAAACGACTGTTCTGCTGGACCAACTGCTGAATGGGTCATTCCTCTCATCTTTTTTGCAGAACGAGATGCTAGATGCAATCGTGCTCGGCGGACCGATGCCAGGACGGCCCTGGATTACTCCAGGCTATGGTCTCGGTCTTATGATTGGCGGCGTGAATACTGGCCAGACTCTTATCGGGCATACCGGCGCGGGGCCGGGCGGGGTTATTGCGGTATATCACTGTTCAAATGGAACAAGCACAGCCACCTGTTCAGTGTTCAGTGAAGGCAATGACGAAGGGAGAGTCGAAGCTGAGGCATCGAGGCGGCTTTTGGCTGCTGTCCGGACAATGTGCTAG
- a CDS encoding GNAT family N-acetyltransferase, whose product MFTLRVMTLDDYDSVIDLMRATPGVTFRDADSHESTSRYLERNPGMSFIAEDGTVLCGCIMSGHDGRRGYLQHLVVSPEYRRQGIANALVDRCLSTLEEHGILKCHLDVIKTNTTAADYWNSQGWQLRTDIDRYSFSRLGGGNV is encoded by the coding sequence ATGTTCACGTTGCGCGTCATGACCCTAGACGATTACGACTCGGTCATTGACCTCATGCGCGCCACTCCGGGCGTCACCTTCCGCGATGCCGACTCCCATGAATCGACCTCACGCTATCTAGAACGAAACCCCGGAATGAGCTTCATCGCCGAAGACGGGACGGTCCTCTGCGGCTGCATCATGTCCGGCCACGATGGCCGCCGAGGGTACTTACAGCACTTGGTCGTCTCGCCCGAATATCGGCGACAAGGAATCGCCAATGCATTGGTGGACCGCTGCCTTTCCACGCTTGAGGAACACGGAATACTTAAATGCCATCTCGACGTGATCAAGACCAATACGACAGCGGCGGATTATTGGAACAGTCAGGGTTGGCAGTTAAGGACTGATATTGATCGGTATTCGTTTTCGCGCTTGGGGGGTGGGAATGTTTGA
- a CDS encoding ester cyclase, with protein MTKIDLPNVYRGYIACLNEQNWSALETFVHEDVYYNDRRIELTGYREMLERDFDQIPDLHFNIQLLIAESDYIAARLNFVCTPKALFLGLPVNGKKVFFTENVFYRFNGEKIEQVWSVIDKAAIEAQLVGNNDYSR; from the coding sequence ATGACTAAAATCGACCTCCCCAACGTGTACCGAGGCTATATCGCCTGCCTGAACGAGCAAAACTGGTCAGCGCTGGAAACCTTTGTGCATGAGGACGTGTACTACAACGATCGCCGTATCGAACTCACCGGCTACCGCGAAATGCTGGAAAGAGACTTCGATCAAATCCCGGACCTGCATTTCAACATCCAGCTGCTGATTGCCGAATCGGACTACATAGCCGCTCGCCTAAACTTCGTGTGTACCCCAAAAGCTCTATTTCTCGGCCTGCCGGTGAACGGAAAGAAAGTGTTCTTCACCGAAAACGTCTTCTACCGATTCAACGGCGAAAAGATCGAACAGGTCTGGTCGGTCATCGACAAAGCGGCTATCGAAGCGCAGCTAGTGGGTAACAACGATTATTCCCGCTGA
- the katG gene encoding catalase/peroxidase HPI, which translates to MSTESKCPFNQAAGGGTTNRDWWPNQLNLKILHQHSPLSDPMGEGFNYAEEFKSLDLAAVKNDLRVLMTDSQDWWPADFGHYGPLFIRMAWHSAGTYRTADGRGGAGAGQQRFAPLNSWPDNVSLDKARRLIWPIKQKYGRKISWADLIILTGNVALESMDFKTFGYSGGRDDVWEPEEDVYWGSETTWLGGDSRYGNTTQMQEPGEGVLVAEPEKHGIEESRTDSQGRNLENPLAAVQMGLIYVNPEGPEGNPDPVASAKDIRETFGRMAMNDEETVALIAGGHAFGKTHGAGPATNVGAEPEAADIEAQGFGWKNSFGTGKGVDTITSGLEVTWTSTPTKWSNQYLENLFGFEWELTKSPAGAHQWTPKNGGGAGTVPDAHDPSKRHAPSMLTSDLALRFDPVYEKISRRFLENPEQLTDAFARAWFKLTHRDMGPLARYLGPEMPAEALLWQDPIPAVDHALVAEAEIASLKGKILASGLSVSQLVSTAWAAASTFRGSDKRGGANGGRLRLVPQKYWQANQPEQLSSVLNTLESIQGEFNSAQSGGKKISLADLIVLAGGVGVEQAAKNAGHTLTVPFAPGRMDASQEQTDVESCAYLEPIADGFRNYTKGKYSVSAEALLVDKAQLLTLTAPEMTVLVGGMRVLNTNVGQTRHGVFTQRPEALTNDFFVNLLDMGVAWNAVSDAKDTFEGRDRKTGAVRWTGTRVDLVFGSHAQLRALAEVYASADAQEKFVKDFVAAWTKVMNLDRFDLA; encoded by the coding sequence ATGTCCACTGAATCGAAATGCCCATTTAATCAAGCCGCCGGTGGTGGCACCACGAACAGGGACTGGTGGCCTAATCAACTCAATTTAAAGATCCTGCACCAACACTCGCCCTTGTCTGACCCCATGGGAGAGGGCTTCAACTACGCCGAAGAATTCAAGAGCCTCGACCTAGCGGCCGTGAAGAATGACTTGAGAGTCTTGATGACTGACTCTCAAGACTGGTGGCCTGCTGACTTTGGTCACTACGGACCTTTATTTATTCGTATGGCTTGGCACAGCGCCGGTACTTACCGCACCGCTGACGGCCGCGGCGGCGCCGGTGCCGGCCAGCAGCGCTTCGCTCCACTCAACAGCTGGCCAGATAACGTCAGTCTCGACAAAGCGCGTCGGCTGATTTGGCCGATCAAACAGAAATATGGCCGCAAAATTTCCTGGGCTGACCTGATCATCCTTACGGGGAACGTGGCATTGGAGTCGATGGACTTCAAAACCTTTGGTTATTCCGGTGGCCGTGATGACGTCTGGGAGCCAGAGGAAGATGTCTACTGGGGCTCGGAAACCACATGGTTGGGCGGCGACAGTCGTTATGGCAATACCACGCAGATGCAAGAGCCAGGTGAAGGGGTACTGGTTGCCGAACCGGAGAAGCATGGCATTGAGGAGAGCCGTACCGACAGCCAAGGACGTAACCTTGAAAATCCGCTCGCAGCGGTGCAGATGGGGTTGATTTACGTGAACCCGGAAGGTCCGGAAGGTAACCCTGACCCGGTCGCTTCAGCGAAGGATATCCGCGAGACCTTCGGTCGCATGGCAATGAATGACGAAGAGACGGTGGCGCTAATCGCAGGCGGCCACGCCTTTGGCAAAACCCACGGTGCAGGGCCTGCAACCAACGTCGGCGCCGAGCCTGAAGCTGCTGACATTGAAGCGCAGGGCTTTGGCTGGAAGAACAGCTTCGGCACCGGCAAAGGCGTTGACACGATTACCAGTGGCCTGGAAGTGACTTGGACGTCAACGCCCACCAAGTGGAGCAATCAGTACCTTGAGAACCTGTTCGGCTTTGAATGGGAATTGACCAAGAGCCCTGCTGGTGCGCATCAATGGACGCCGAAAAACGGCGGGGGCGCCGGTACCGTTCCAGATGCCCACGATCCATCCAAGCGTCATGCTCCATCCATGCTGACCTCTGATTTGGCCCTGCGATTCGACCCGGTCTACGAGAAAATTTCACGGCGCTTCCTTGAGAATCCAGAGCAGTTGACTGATGCCTTTGCCCGCGCGTGGTTCAAGCTGACACACCGCGACATGGGTCCGCTCGCACGATACCTTGGCCCGGAAATGCCGGCTGAAGCGTTGCTTTGGCAAGACCCTATCCCGGCAGTTGATCATGCGTTGGTGGCTGAAGCCGAGATCGCATCGCTCAAAGGCAAGATTCTGGCTTCAGGCCTTTCTGTCTCGCAACTGGTGTCGACTGCATGGGCAGCTGCGTCGACCTTTCGCGGTTCTGACAAGCGTGGTGGTGCCAATGGGGGGCGTTTGCGTCTCGTCCCGCAGAAGTATTGGCAGGCCAACCAACCGGAGCAATTAAGCAGCGTGCTGAACACCCTTGAAAGTATCCAGGGCGAGTTCAACAGCGCGCAGTCTGGGGGTAAGAAGATCTCGCTGGCTGACCTGATTGTGTTGGCCGGTGGTGTTGGGGTCGAACAAGCCGCGAAGAATGCCGGTCACACGCTGACAGTGCCTTTTGCGCCAGGTCGCATGGACGCCTCGCAGGAGCAGACGGACGTGGAGTCTTGCGCTTATCTTGAGCCTATCGCTGATGGTTTCCGTAACTATACCAAGGGTAAATACAGCGTCTCGGCTGAAGCATTGTTGGTTGATAAGGCACAACTGCTGACCCTGACCGCACCCGAAATGACGGTGCTCGTTGGCGGCATGCGTGTCTTGAACACCAACGTCGGACAGACTCGGCACGGTGTCTTCACTCAGCGGCCGGAAGCATTGACCAACGACTTCTTCGTCAACTTGCTCGACATGGGCGTTGCGTGGAACGCTGTCTCGGATGCCAAGGATACGTTCGAAGGACGTGACCGCAAAACCGGCGCAGTCAGGTGGACCGGCACCCGTGTCGATCTGGTTTTCGGTTCACATGCCCAACTGCGGGCCTTGGCTGAGGTCTATGCCAGCGCGGACGCACAAGAGAAGTTTGTTAAGGACTTCGTAGCCGCTTGGACCAAAGTGATGAACCTGGACCGCTTCGATTTAGCGTGA
- a CDS encoding CAP domain-containing protein has protein sequence MRAVPSVMHLVVLSLGMLFAATAMATEESQLVDSINAYRSQLQRCADGVSHELPALTADPRLILPAAGTADLKQAMASAAYPMVHVQAITLSGPRDAQAALQMVQESFCKVVLDPQYVDIGVSREGRDWRIVLARPLLTARLGTSQAEGRKLLILLNAARAQPRHCGAQSFAATAPLTWNAVLATASDTHSRDMANGNYFDHKDRDDHTPGDRAELAGYMGSEIGENIAAGQDTGRKVVDGWLSSPGHCANVMNPQFRELGAAYAVDPKSDAGIYWTAMLGVQ, from the coding sequence ATGCGCGCTGTACCGTCCGTTATGCATCTTGTTGTGTTGTCGCTAGGCATGTTGTTCGCTGCCACAGCGATGGCGACCGAAGAATCCCAGTTGGTCGATTCCATCAACGCCTACCGCAGTCAATTACAGCGCTGCGCTGATGGCGTTTCCCACGAACTGCCAGCGCTGACGGCTGATCCGCGGTTGATCCTTCCGGCCGCTGGAACGGCGGACCTCAAACAAGCGATGGCAAGTGCGGCGTACCCCATGGTCCACGTACAGGCCATCACGTTGTCCGGGCCGCGCGACGCACAGGCTGCTCTGCAGATGGTGCAAGAGAGTTTCTGCAAAGTGGTGTTGGACCCACAATACGTTGATATCGGTGTCAGTCGAGAAGGACGTGATTGGCGCATTGTGCTGGCACGTCCACTGCTGACTGCCCGCCTTGGCACATCGCAAGCGGAAGGCCGGAAATTACTCATCCTGCTCAATGCTGCCCGCGCCCAGCCGCGTCATTGCGGTGCCCAATCATTTGCCGCCACGGCGCCGTTGACCTGGAACGCAGTGCTGGCGACAGCGTCAGATACCCATTCCCGAGACATGGCAAACGGCAATTATTTCGATCACAAAGACCGCGATGACCACACGCCGGGTGACCGAGCCGAGCTGGCGGGTTACATGGGCAGTGAAATCGGAGAAAACATCGCAGCTGGGCAAGACACCGGACGCAAAGTGGTGGATGGCTGGCTTTCCAGTCCGGGCCACTGCGCTAACGTGATGAACCCACAGTTTCGCGAGTTGGGCGCAGCGTATGCGGTTGATCCGAAGAGCGATGCGGGGATTTACTGGACGGCGATGCTTGGGGTGCAGTAA
- the pcsA gene encoding phosphatidylcholine synthase has product MISTLSIARLKAWGAHGFTATGVVTAFLATIALFDSQPKACLLWLGVALIVDGLDGALARKVNVQSVLPNFDGSILDLVIDYLTYVFIPALFIYRYIPLPAYTLLLAVSMILISSLFCFCNVNMKSKDNYFQGFPAAWNVVALCIYIISPPPWLTLITVIGLSLLTVTRIKFLHPFRVRQFMPINIAVTAVWLLCSLSLVVNHPAISPMVMGLWLLMSAYFLGICAWRTLAERLDRSRA; this is encoded by the coding sequence GTGATATCTACTTTAAGCATTGCTAGGCTCAAGGCGTGGGGCGCCCACGGTTTTACCGCAACCGGCGTGGTCACTGCCTTTTTAGCGACGATCGCATTATTTGACAGCCAACCGAAAGCTTGCCTGCTGTGGTTGGGGGTCGCGCTGATAGTGGATGGCCTGGACGGTGCGCTCGCGCGAAAGGTCAATGTTCAATCGGTCTTGCCGAATTTCGATGGATCTATTCTAGATCTGGTTATCGACTACCTGACCTATGTCTTCATCCCGGCATTGTTCATCTATCGCTACATTCCGCTGCCTGCCTACACCCTGCTGCTTGCTGTGTCGATGATCCTGATCTCGTCACTGTTCTGCTTCTGCAACGTAAACATGAAGAGTAAGGACAATTATTTCCAAGGCTTCCCCGCCGCATGGAATGTCGTTGCTCTATGTATTTACATCATCTCCCCACCGCCTTGGTTAACCCTGATCACGGTTATCGGACTTTCACTGTTGACTGTGACCCGGATTAAATTTCTGCACCCGTTCCGCGTCCGCCAGTTCATGCCGATCAACATTGCCGTCACGGCCGTCTGGCTACTGTGCAGCCTGTCGCTGGTGGTAAACCATCCCGCCATTAGCCCAATGGTGATGGGCCTCTGGCTGTTAATGTCGGCCTATTTCCTGGGCATCTGCGCGTGGCGCACACTGGCGGAACGGCTGGATCGATCGCGGGCTTGA
- a CDS encoding TetR/AcrR family transcriptional regulator — translation METVELLDRCYPGRRAELKRSILKTALSLFNEHGIEATTIDNLRAACETSVGAIYHHFGNKEGVIAALFLTAIEDQTRLRDSFLAEAKTSREWVYALVYSYVDWVERQPDWARFQYHARHAVTKGPFNEQLMLANKSRNSKLSDWLKDPLHSRELKVLPMELVPSLIIGQAENYCRAWLSGRVKHGPVAYREQLAEAAWSSVGLNV, via the coding sequence ATGGAAACCGTTGAACTGCTCGACCGCTGTTATCCCGGTAGAAGAGCTGAGCTAAAACGCTCGATTCTCAAAACAGCCCTGTCGCTCTTCAATGAACACGGGATAGAAGCCACGACCATCGACAACCTTCGGGCCGCGTGCGAGACGAGCGTCGGTGCGATCTATCATCACTTTGGCAACAAAGAAGGGGTGATCGCCGCGCTGTTTCTGACCGCTATAGAGGACCAGACCCGCCTGCGTGACAGCTTTCTGGCCGAAGCAAAAACCTCCAGAGAGTGGGTATACGCGCTGGTCTACAGCTACGTCGACTGGGTTGAACGCCAACCAGACTGGGCAAGATTTCAATATCACGCGCGTCATGCGGTGACCAAGGGTCCGTTCAATGAGCAACTTATGCTGGCCAACAAATCGCGCAACTCAAAACTGTCCGATTGGTTAAAAGATCCACTTCACAGCCGTGAACTTAAAGTACTACCCATGGAATTGGTGCCGTCGTTAATTATTGGTCAGGCAGAAAATTATTGCCGGGCATGGCTGTCCGGGCGCGTAAAACATGGTCCCGTGGCCTACCGGGAACAGCTTGCCGAAGCGGCATGGAGTTCGGTCGGGTTAAATGTTTAA
- a CDS encoding hotdog fold domain-containing protein has product MSQTLSLYNSVGPAAFSNMACTMAPYFSSITPEIIELRPGHSVITAPFRKEITNHLGTVHAIALCNAAELAGGTMTDVSIPDGARWIPKGMTVEYLAKAKTDIRAVADGSAIDWSTAGDKVVPVDIFDEGGIKVFTAKITMNVKIG; this is encoded by the coding sequence ATGAGTCAAACCCTTAGTCTTTACAACAGCGTTGGCCCTGCTGCATTTAGCAACATGGCTTGCACAATGGCCCCTTATTTCAGCTCTATTACGCCTGAGATCATCGAGCTTCGGCCTGGTCATTCGGTAATAACGGCACCCTTTCGAAAGGAGATCACCAACCATTTGGGCACGGTGCATGCTATTGCGCTGTGCAACGCAGCTGAACTCGCTGGCGGGACGATGACTGACGTATCAATTCCGGACGGAGCCCGTTGGATACCCAAGGGCATGACCGTCGAATACCTGGCGAAAGCGAAGACCGATATTCGCGCGGTGGCGGACGGCAGCGCTATCGATTGGTCGACGGCAGGGGACAAGGTTGTACCGGTGGACATATTCGATGAAGGCGGCATCAAGGTGTTTACGGCGAAGATAACCATGAACGTGAAAATCGGGTAA
- a CDS encoding TetR/AcrR family transcriptional regulator, with the protein MQAKSGSSATRQRLLTTASELFLRDGINATGIAAIAAHAGVTKMTLYAYFSSKDELIVAFLEQRNERWNTAVGSTLAGIAHPAEKLLSLFDLYRDWLVKGGLRGCAYVNCSAEFPDRSHPVRLAVARHKQSVRSHLKMLAESAGLINAEVIAQRLFLLLEGAFLTGALENDDRVFFIARELADELINAALVGRLSLN; encoded by the coding sequence ATGCAAGCTAAGTCCGGGTCAAGCGCTACTCGTCAACGGTTATTAACGACAGCGTCTGAGCTCTTTTTAAGAGACGGCATCAATGCGACGGGTATAGCAGCCATCGCAGCGCATGCGGGTGTGACCAAAATGACCCTTTATGCATATTTCTCTTCCAAGGATGAATTGATTGTCGCGTTCCTTGAGCAGCGCAATGAGCGTTGGAACACGGCTGTAGGTAGCACTTTAGCGGGCATTGCACACCCTGCTGAAAAATTGCTTAGTCTGTTTGACCTTTATCGCGACTGGCTGGTAAAGGGCGGCTTACGCGGCTGCGCATACGTCAATTGCTCAGCCGAGTTTCCTGACCGAAGTCATCCCGTGCGACTTGCAGTCGCCAGGCACAAGCAAAGTGTGAGGAGCCACTTGAAGATGCTCGCTGAAAGCGCCGGGCTCATTAATGCCGAAGTGATTGCGCAGCGGCTGTTTCTTCTACTTGAAGGGGCATTTTTAACAGGTGCCCTGGAAAATGATGACCGCGTGTTTTTCATAGCCCGGGAGTTGGCGGATGAGTTGATTAACGCCGCGCTCGTCGGTCGCCTTTCGCTTAACTAA
- a CDS encoding MFS transporter, producing MRSNAVIVVLLTSLVAASYGFGIYLFAQLVPDMQATLGFDFSYVGAITASGQFGFLISAVLAAWLTPKVGGGLMILGSGIICAIALLLVPLSSNILVIGALLTVLAGTAATVFVPMVDVISRVVDYRFRGMAMGLVSSGTSYGVFVNSLLVPIYSPRGEWRTVWLLVGIISLFIALVVYRKFRDAGLFRREQLSTDSLKADSVALSSVQLFSRGSELMQPWVLTIWSMNFLIGFSTFPFQNYLSSYLRTELGFGVEYTAQIWATIGLVGMFAGLAVGWLSDKAGLRTAMLLVYVCVVLAALIFVVYPHGHWPLVAGVLFATAFYPIFGLIPAYVSKLATSTATAVAIFGIANVMQGTGGMLGNYGAGLLASHSGTFSEVYALIGVVGVILMVLTARLPSVSNSRVSALPIA from the coding sequence ATGCGCTCCAACGCTGTAATCGTGGTGTTGCTTACAAGTCTCGTAGCGGCCAGCTATGGATTCGGAATTTACCTGTTTGCTCAGCTTGTACCTGATATGCAGGCGACGCTCGGGTTCGATTTTTCATACGTGGGGGCGATTACTGCATCAGGGCAGTTCGGGTTTTTAATCAGCGCAGTTTTGGCTGCCTGGCTGACACCTAAAGTGGGTGGTGGCTTGATGATATTGGGCTCCGGCATTATTTGCGCAATAGCCCTTTTGCTGGTTCCGCTCTCAAGCAATATTTTGGTTATTGGCGCCTTGTTGACGGTACTTGCGGGCACAGCCGCCACTGTCTTTGTGCCGATGGTCGATGTCATATCGAGGGTGGTCGACTATCGCTTCCGTGGGATGGCAATGGGGCTTGTATCGAGTGGCACCAGTTATGGCGTTTTCGTCAATAGTTTGCTTGTGCCTATCTACTCCCCTCGAGGGGAATGGCGGACTGTATGGTTATTGGTCGGTATTATCAGTTTGTTTATTGCGCTAGTGGTGTATCGAAAATTTAGGGACGCAGGCTTGTTCAGGAGAGAACAATTATCGACCGATAGTCTAAAGGCGGACTCTGTAGCGCTTTCCTCTGTCCAGCTATTCAGCCGAGGAAGTGAGTTGATGCAGCCATGGGTTCTGACTATTTGGTCAATGAACTTCTTGATCGGCTTTTCCACTTTTCCCTTTCAAAATTACCTCTCGTCTTACCTGCGTACCGAGTTGGGCTTTGGGGTGGAATACACGGCGCAAATTTGGGCAACCATTGGGTTGGTCGGCATGTTCGCTGGCTTGGCTGTTGGCTGGCTCTCGGACAAGGCGGGACTTCGAACCGCGATGTTGCTGGTGTATGTTTGCGTCGTGCTAGCGGCGCTGATCTTTGTCGTCTATCCGCATGGACACTGGCCTCTCGTTGCGGGTGTGCTATTTGCTACCGCTTTCTACCCAATTTTTGGGCTGATTCCTGCGTATGTTTCGAAGCTGGCAACTTCTACCGCTACTGCCGTCGCTATTTTTGGCATCGCAAACGTTATGCAAGGCACAGGCGGCATGCTCGGAAACTACGGCGCAGGGCTGTTGGCGAGCCACAGCGGGACGTTTTCTGAGGTTTACGCCCTTATCGGGGTGGTCGGCGTGATCTTAATGGTATTGACGGCGAGATTGCCGTCGGTCTCGAACAGCCGCGTCAGCGCCTTGCCTATTGCCTGA